The sequence AGAATAGCCATCGATTCGATATTCCACGGAATCATCCCCAGCGCGTACACCAACTCGTTCGGAAACTGCTCGACAACATAGGCAACCTTCGAATCCGGCTCATAAGCTTTGGTGAGACGGTAAGCATTAAGCAGCGACCGAATCCGGCTTGCCTTCAAGTTCGTGCTGCTGGACAAATCCTGGATACGGCAGGCCTCCAGCACCTCCGACATATTTCGGTACTGCGACTTGCGGTCGCTGTCCGCAACTTCAAATAGATTCATCGGCGTCTCCTTTCAGAACATCCGGGTTTCAAGAAAGGTCTGAACCCGCGTCTTAATGCTTTGAATATTGGACATTTGCTGCTCGCCTTCAATAAACAAGACGGAAATACCCTGCTGCTGCAGACGGCTCATCACGTAGGGATAGTCCATCAGGTAAATATCACAAAATTTCAATGTGAAATAGATCACGGAATCGGCCTTGTAAGTCTTGATAAGGTCCAGCAAATGGTTCAGGCGGATATCCGAGTCGTACATTCTCGCGCAGGTCGCTTTTTCCAGATAGTAATCGGCGATTGCCGTAAGAGGGTCTTCGTTCTCCTCAATGCGGCCCTCCGCATATTTGATGCCGAAGCTCGTATCTTCGCAGACAATCTGCGCTCCGGTCCGTTCGATGATTTCCACCAATTCGGGCTGGTCAAAATAGCTGCCGCACACTAAGACGCGATGCGGCTTCGTCTGCGGTTCATTGCGCGCTTCTAGATCATCCAGAAATCTTGCCAGTTCCCGGTTAAATTCTTCCTTGCGGCCTGCGGTTGCGGCCTTCATGATTTGCAGCGCCTCCATGCCCGTCACCGGACTACTCTCCGACTGTCTAAGCTTGTACAACCGCTGGAGCAGTGTCCGCGTTTCGTTGTGAAGCGAAATGGAACGGCGCAGCGCTTCGTCCGTAATCTGGATCTGATAATGCGATTCCAACGCCGCAACCCACTTCTTAAGCTGGAGTCTGAAATAGGCTTTGGATTCCGGCGTAATCACCTTTGGAAGCTCCAAAAAATAGGTGAACGGCGGATTTAATTGTTTTTTCCATGCCTCGTACAGTCTTTTGCGCCAATCGCATTCATCGACAATGACAATTCCGTCGGCAAAATCGTAAATCCCTTCAATGCCCTCGCTAAGGGAATGAAGCAAGTACGAGCAAAAATTGCTGCAAAGCATCGAGCCGGCTTCCGAAGTGTTCTGCGCAAACTCTCCTGTAATGCGGAAAGGAACCAGACCCGCCGCATCCAAAATTTCTTCGGGCGTATAGATCGACAGCCAGCCAATGGCAGGTCTGCCAGATGATTTAACGAATTCGGTTCGGTTCCGGTTCATCAAAGCAAAGATTTCCGCTTGCTCTATCATATCGCTCCTCCTGTTTCGCAATATTGGCAGTTCAGCTATGCATCCGCAGCTTGCGAATGGATAACGTGAATCCTCTTCCATCTGCCGTTCCTGAACCGGACAGTGACGAGACCCAGCATCAAGAATGTATAGATCAGCAAATCCCACCATATCCAAATTATCGGGCGGCCATGGACAACACAAATCCAGTAAGGGAAAACAAGGTAAAAAATTGCCGGCAGCGTCAAATAAACCACCATAATGAAAAAGGTGTCGCCGATCGACTTCAGCACATTGGTAAGGAGAATGACCATCGTATCGAACGCAATCCATACGGATGTGATCCGGACGAGCGGAAGGGCCGCCTGCTTGATTTGCTCGAACATCCCCCGGTTATCGTGATCCTGGAAGATCGAGATAAGGGCGACGGGCAGCACGTTGAACAAAGCAATAATCAAGGCGCTGAAGACCAGGCTCAGCATGATTCCTTTCCTTACCACAGTTGGAATCCGCTCCGCCCGCCCGCCCCCTCTCTCCTGAGCCGCGATAATGCCAACGGCTGTGCCAAGCCCCAATACGGGAAAGATGGACAGACCTTCAATGGTAAAAACAATGTTGGCGGCAGCCAGGGACACTTCGCCAATCCCTCCGATAATAATCAGCAGCAAGCTATAATAGCCTGTCTGAACAAAAGCCTGAATTCCTGCGGGAAAACCAAAACGGATCACTTTCAAAATAGCTTCCTTATCCGGCCTGAAATTCCGGAGACTGCCGAAGCTGTCCTTGTATTTAGGCAGAAATAGCATAGCCAGATAAATAATGAAGGTGAACAGGCAGCTCACGATTGTAGCTGTACCCGCTCCGTTGACGCCGCCCATTTCGGGAAAACCGAGATTGCCGAAAATCAGCAGCCAATCGAGTGCAATATTACACAGGTTACCGGCGATTGCCGCAATCATAATAATTTTGGTGTCGCCTACTCCCCGAAACAGTCCTGAGACGGAGGTTGAGAACAATTGCACGCAGCTTGACAGAAGGATCAGCTGAAAGAATCTTTTTTCATAGACAAGCAGCTCGCCTGTATGTCCCATCATGTCGAACAATAACGAAGTCCACGGCGAGAGCAGCAGCAGCACGGCCGAAAATAGGATACTCAGATAAACCCCTTGCCACATGGAGGATGCGCATCGTTCGTACTTACCCGCTCCGTAATACTGGGAAATGAGCGTAGAGACAAAGGCGATCATTCCGATGAACAAATTGGCGATAGCCGTTGCGGTGTTTCCTGCGGGAAGCGTGGCCGCAAACTCGACCAGATCATACCTCGCCACAAAAGCCCGGTCGACAAACACCATAATGTTCATGGAGAACATCGACAGGATGATCGGATAAGTAATGCCGATAATCGAACGATACGTGATATCAGGTGCTAAAGATTTCAAAGTTTACTCCTCCATTTGCTTGCCAAATCAGGCGATAAAAGCGGCCCCGATCGCGCCCGTAACCTGCGGATAACTGGTCACGTTTACCGGTTGTTTCAGAATCTCTTCAAGCGCGCTGATCACGCCGACATTTTTGGCAACGCCTCCGCTCATCCCCAGCGGCCCCTGGATACCGACGGATTTGAGCAAAGCGACGGCTCTTGTGGCGATAGAATCATGCACGCCCCGAATGATATTGGGAGCCGGTGTTCCGACCGCGACAAGAGAGACCACTTCCGTCTCCGCAAATACCGTACACATGCTGCTGATTCGCGCCGAAGTCTCCGCTTCGCGGGAAAGTTCGCCCAGGTCCTCCAGCTTGACACTCAGCGCCCGGGCGATAATATCGAGAAATCTTCCGCAGCCGGCCGCGCATTTGTCATTCATCATGAAATTGACGACACCGCCGTTTTCGTCGATCTGAATGGCTTTGCTATCCTGTCCGCCGATATCGAGTATGGTCCGGATTTCGGGATTCAGAAAATGCATGCCTTTGGCATGGCAGATAATTTCCGAAGCGTTCTTATTGGAAAAAGGCACATTTTCCCGTCCATATCCTGTCGTCACTACGACGTCGACGTCTTGCTCCGACAATCCCGCCTTTTCGAGCACATTGCGGTAAGTGATTTCTGCGGAGGCTCTGTTGTTACCCCCTGTATAAACGACATCATAGGCTATGACATCCTGCTTGTCTTTTAGAATCGCCGACTTCGTGGACAGCGATCCGATATCGATTCCCACTGATATCATGGAAGACATCCCCTTTGCTTCATATTATTTTGCTCTTTCGTCCATTCGCCCGCGCGGACTGTCCGGCATTACTCTGGCAGCGCAGCGTTTAACTGAACGGCTGAAGATTCCACATGCTCATGATCAAAGATTGAATAATGGTCCCCCTGTAAAGGATACATCTTTAGCGTCTTGCAATAACGGCCCCATTCCGGAAGCTCCGGAATCGGCGAGCCGGTGGCGGCGAACAGATGAACAGGTGACGCCAGATAACGGTCAGGCTCATACTCCGTTCTGGCCGCATGCAGACTCCGAATCGTATTGAAGGAGCATAACCATTCGCGAAACGGGGCTTTGGAAGCAATCAGCATCGGAACCTGCCACTGATCCGCTACCGTCCGCCGAAAGAGGCCGGAGTCGATGCCGCCTTCCTCTTCCCGACCTACGAATGTGCGCCATAATTCGTCCAGGCTGCGGCACTGCGCCAGCCGGTTCTTGTCCTCCTGGGACACGGCATACTTCGACAGCCATTCCAGCTCTGCTTGCAAGGTAACGCTACCCAGCGATTCGGCCGGGTAATATCCCGGCGGAGGCGGATCAAACAGCCCGCAAAAGGCGACTTCGTGACCGCCTGCCTCCAGCTGGCTCGCCATCTCAAACGTAATAGTTCCTCCTATTGACCAGCCGGCTAAATAGTAGGGCCCCGATGGCTGTATTTCCGCTATCCTGCCAATATAATCCCTGGACAATTGCGGAATAGACAATGTCTGAGGAACACCATCGTTAAATTCATTGCACAGGATTCCGTATACGGAGAAGTCGGACCGAATTCGGGCGCACAGCTTGAAATAGCCTTCGATTCCTCCGGTTCCGTCATGGATGAGAAACAACGTTCTCTTGGGACTCACTCCCCGTCCGAGCAAAATCGGCCGGGCTCTGGCCGGGTAAGGCCAGGAGGAGTACACGCTGCCGTTAGTGGGCGCGTTCATGCAGCATTCCCTCCTTGTATCAAACTCGGTTACCTGTTCAAGAGCAGATCGTCTCCCAGCAGCTGCTCCACCTTCGCTGAAAGCTCGCCCACCGTAGCGGATTCCATAACATCCATAATGGAAAGCTCGACATGAAACAATTTTTCGACTTCCAGCGCCACATTGATGAACAGCAGAGAGTTTCCGCCTAGAAGATATAGATCATCGTTCATATCCACTTCTTCACGATGGAACATTTTTTTAATCAGCTCCGCCATTTTCCGTTCCGTATCCGACCGGGGCGCTTGCTTCTCCGCGTGAAGCAACACCGGAACTTCTTCCGGATCGGGCAGCGCCGCCAAGTCAACCTTGCCGTTTGCCTTCAAGACCAGGGAGTCAAGCGGAATGAACAAGGAGGGAATCATGTAAGACGGCAAATGCCCCTCCAGAAAAGTACGCCACGTCTGGGCGCTGCCTTTTCCCTCCTCTTGCAAAACAAGGTAAGCGACGATACGTTTCTCGCCTTCTCGCGTCTCATTGACAACGACCACCGCTTCCCGGATATCGGGATGGCTGATCAATACCCGCTCGATTTCCCCAGGCTCGATCCGGTAGCCGCGTATTTTCACCTGCTGGTCGATCCTGCCTAAGAACTCAATGCTCCCATCCGGCAGCCATCTTGCCAGGTCTCCCGATCGGTATAAACGTTCGTTCGGAAGAAACGAAGCGGATCTAAATTTCTCCGCATTCAGATCGGGCCGGTTCATATATCCGCGGGCCAGACCGTCGCCGCCTATGCACAGCTCGCCCGCAACGCCCGGCGGCAGCAGATTCCCGTAACCATCCATAATGTATACCGTCGTGTTCGCAATCGGTTTGCCGATCGGAACCCGGCTTCCCGTCTCCTCGCCGACCCTGTGGAAGGTAGTAAACGTTGTATTTTCCGTAGGCCCGTACATATTAAGCAGAGTTAATCCCGGACAGGCTTCCCGAACCCGCTCCGCAGGCTTCGCCGGCAGTACATCACCGCCTACCAGTAGGGCAGTCAGGGGCGTGAACAGATCCGGCTTTTGTTCCGACAACTGGTGGAATAAGGGAGTCGTCAGCCACAGCAGATCAATTTGATACTCCGCGATAAAAGCCCCCAGCTTATCGGCTCTCAGCAAAACATCTTCCTCCGCTACATACAGCGTTAGACCATTCAATAAGGCGCCCCATATTTCGAAAGTGGTCGCATCAAACGATGGCGAGCCGGTCAGCAGGATTCTCATCCCTGCATGAAGCTCTATATAGCCCCCGTTCTTCACCAGCCGGACGACATTTCGATGTTCCACCATCACCCCCTTCGGATGTCCGGTTGAACCGGAGGTGTACATGATGTACGCCAGAGTGCTTGGCTCGCTGGTGTTCACCAGGTTAGCGTTATCGGACGCACCGCCTAGAGCCGCTCCATCCTGCTGCACTTCGACTTTGACAACTTCAACACCCGCATACCCAGCTTCTATCCAAGCATTACCTTGTCCCGGTATTCCTGCCTGGACAAGCACAAGCGCCGCTCCGCTGTCCCGCAGCATAAATTCGATACGCTCCGGCGGATAAGAAGGGTCGATGGGCAAATAAGCGCCGCCTGCCTTCAGAATGGCAAGTATGCCGAGTATCATTTGGGGAGAACGCCCCGCGAGAATGGCTACGACGGACTCGGGGCCGATTCCCCGGTCTTGCAGCACCCGGGCCAGCCGGTTGGACCTCGCATTCAGTTCGGCGTAGGTCCAAGCTGTGCCTGCTCCACTTAGCGCGATCGCGTCCGGGGTGCGGCTTGCCTGTTCCTCGAACAGCTCATGGATGCATTTATCCGACGGATAGGCGGCGCGGGTATCGTTGAATTCCTTAACCAGCTTCTCCCGCTCGGCCGCGTCCGTCAGCCGCAGCTCCTTCACCCGCGCATCCGGTCTATCCGCAATATCCTCCAG is a genomic window of Paenibacillus durus ATCC 35681 containing:
- a CDS encoding 2-hydroxyacyl-CoA dehydratase subunit D, which encodes MIEQAEIFALMNRNRTEFVKSSGRPAIGWLSIYTPEEILDAAGLVPFRITGEFAQNTSEAGSMLCSNFCSYLLHSLSEGIEGIYDFADGIVIVDECDWRKRLYEAWKKQLNPPFTYFLELPKVITPESKAYFRLQLKKWVAALESHYQIQITDEALRRSISLHNETRTLLQRLYKLRQSESSPVTGMEALQIMKAATAGRKEEFNRELARFLDDLEARNEPQTKPHRVLVCGSYFDQPELVEIIERTGAQIVCEDTSFGIKYAEGRIEENEDPLTAIADYYLEKATCARMYDSDIRLNHLLDLIKTYKADSVIYFTLKFCDIYLMDYPYVMSRLQQQGISVLFIEGEQQMSNIQSIKTRVQTFLETRMF
- a CDS encoding MATE family efflux transporter; protein product: MKSLAPDITYRSIIGITYPIILSMFSMNIMVFVDRAFVARYDLVEFAATLPAGNTATAIANLFIGMIAFVSTLISQYYGAGKYERCASSMWQGVYLSILFSAVLLLLSPWTSLLFDMMGHTGELLVYEKRFFQLILLSSCVQLFSTSVSGLFRGVGDTKIIMIAAIAGNLCNIALDWLLIFGNLGFPEMGGVNGAGTATIVSCLFTFIIYLAMLFLPKYKDSFGSLRNFRPDKEAILKVIRFGFPAGIQAFVQTGYYSLLLIIIGGIGEVSLAAANIVFTIEGLSIFPVLGLGTAVGIIAAQERGGGRAERIPTVVRKGIMLSLVFSALIIALFNVLPVALISIFQDHDNRGMFEQIKQAALPLVRITSVWIAFDTMVILLTNVLKSIGDTFFIMVVYLTLPAIFYLVFPYWICVVHGRPIIWIWWDLLIYTFLMLGLVTVRFRNGRWKRIHVIHSQAADA
- a CDS encoding acyl-CoA dehydratase activase, which encodes MISVGIDIGSLSTKSAILKDKQDVIAYDVVYTGGNNRASAEITYRNVLEKAGLSEQDVDVVVTTGYGRENVPFSNKNASEIICHAKGMHFLNPEIRTILDIGGQDSKAIQIDENGGVVNFMMNDKCAAGCGRFLDIIARALSVKLEDLGELSREAETSARISSMCTVFAETEVVSLVAVGTPAPNIIRGVHDSIATRAVALLKSVGIQGPLGMSGGVAKNVGVISALEEILKQPVNVTSYPQVTGAIGAAFIA
- a CDS encoding thioesterase domain-containing protein codes for the protein MNAPTNGSVYSSWPYPARARPILLGRGVSPKRTLFLIHDGTGGIEGYFKLCARIRSDFSVYGILCNEFNDGVPQTLSIPQLSRDYIGRIAEIQPSGPYYLAGWSIGGTITFEMASQLEAGGHEVAFCGLFDPPPPGYYPAESLGSVTLQAELEWLSKYAVSQEDKNRLAQCRSLDELWRTFVGREEEGGIDSGLFRRTVADQWQVPMLIASKAPFREWLCSFNTIRSLHAARTEYEPDRYLASPVHLFAATGSPIPELPEWGRYCKTLKMYPLQGDHYSIFDHEHVESSAVQLNAALPE
- a CDS encoding non-ribosomal peptide synthetase gives rise to the protein MTTSIRRYPAIEHREERRDYPLSYQQERVLYLDQLAPGGALWNLISAKRLTGRLNAEAMRGAVEELAGRHAALRTTIELAQPPVQSFGPFSPEQFRLVDLSQGDPGSREQALAEWFSKECREPIAIREGDPLFQAILVQYGADEALLVLKLHHIVSDATTFQLLWRDLKTLYNRRIGAEAGELPQPGIAYGDYALWQKETFGEEATVEQEAYWLEQFKGELPVLDLPADFPPPPGISFRGGLEKLELSDELIGRLKFQCLNKRVILFSALLSAYYVLLHKCSRQDDVVVGTVFAGRHYSQELSRAAGFFVNTVAIRAEVDGELAWEDLMKTVHAKVDEAYYMQDYPFERLVRKLNPDRQHSRNPLFRVMFNMVTEAKEEGGFADLKETWLEAESDATQADLLFDIRQREGETAVWAEYNSDLFRPETVRRLLKMYGHLLEDIADRPDARVKELRLTDAAEREKLVKEFNDTRAAYPSDKCIHELFEEQASRTPDAIALSGAGTAWTYAELNARSNRLARVLQDRGIGPESVVAILAGRSPQMILGILAILKAGGAYLPIDPSYPPERIEFMLRDSGAALVLVQAGIPGQGNAWIEAGYAGVEVVKVEVQQDGAALGGASDNANLVNTSEPSTLAYIMYTSGSTGHPKGVMVEHRNVVRLVKNGGYIELHAGMRILLTGSPSFDATTFEIWGALLNGLTLYVAEEDVLLRADKLGAFIAEYQIDLLWLTTPLFHQLSEQKPDLFTPLTALLVGGDVLPAKPAERVREACPGLTLLNMYGPTENTTFTTFHRVGEETGSRVPIGKPIANTTVYIMDGYGNLLPPGVAGELCIGGDGLARGYMNRPDLNAEKFRSASFLPNERLYRSGDLARWLPDGSIEFLGRIDQQVKIRGYRIEPGEIERVLISHPDIREAVVVVNETREGEKRIVAYLVLQEEGKGSAQTWRTFLEGHLPSYMIPSLFIPLDSLVLKANGKVDLAALPDPEEVPVLLHAEKQAPRSDTERKMAELIKKMFHREEVDMNDDLYLLGGNSLLFINVALEVEKLFHVELSIMDVMESATVGELSAKVEQLLGDDLLLNR